One region of Tachysurus fulvidraco isolate hzauxx_2018 chromosome 9, HZAU_PFXX_2.0, whole genome shotgun sequence genomic DNA includes:
- the fgf5 gene encoding fibroblast growth factor 5, with the protein MNVALLLALGAQLIVTAAVWLEDHLVASGRRTGTLYCRVGIGFHLQIHPNGRVNGSHEPSHLSLLELFSLSQGVVGIRGVFSNQFLAMNKRGWLHATEKFTDDCKFRERFQENGYNTYASVIHKNHRTGREWFVALNKRGKAKMGSSPRVKSQHVSTHFLPRMNLHTKLEQGFTITDKEQERTQALPKPQSPKVTMNTRQKQTRTIKYWPKFRFG; encoded by the exons ATGAATGTTGCTCTCTTGCTCGCGCTTGGAGCTCAGCTGATTGTCACCGCGGCTGTTTGGTTGGAGGATCACCTGGTGGCCTCGGGTCGCCGCACTGGCACTCTGTACTGCAGGGTGGGCATCGGCTTCCACCTCCAGATCCATCCCAACGGCAGAGTAAACGGGAGTCACGAGCCCAGTCACCTCA GTCTGCTGGAACTGTTTTCCCTATCGCAAGGAGTTGTAGGAATCCGAGGAGTTTTCAGCAACCAATTTCTAGCCATGAATAAGAGAGGATGGCTTCATGCTACC GAGAAGTTCACTGATGACTGTAAGTTCAGGGAGCGGTTTCAAGAGAACGGCTACAACACATACGCCTCAGTCATACACAAGAATCACCGGACTGGGAGGGAGTGGTTTGTGGCACTCAATAAAAGAGGGAAGGCAAAAATGGGCTCCAGTCCAAGAGTGAAGTCCCAGCATGTGTCTACGCACTTTCTACCAAGGATGAACCTGCACACGAAACTGGAACAAGGCTTTACAATAACGGACAAAGAGCAGGAAAGGACTCAGGCCCTGCCAAAACCTCAGAGCCCTAAAGTCACCATGAACACGAGGCAGAAACAAACTCGAACTATTAAGTACTGGCCAAAATTTAGGTTTGGATAG
- the prdm8b gene encoding PR domain zinc finger protein 8b — protein sequence MEESSSQKLAWDGDAKAMQQCLTDIFTSVYTTCDIPENAIFGPCVLSHTSLYDSIAFIALKSTDKRTAPYIFRVDTSAAGSTAEGLMWLRLVQSARDRDEQNLEAYVKNGQLFYRSLRRIEKDEELLVWYGKDLIELLLLSSSRNIKSKGSPPYLCPDCSQRFQFEFPILAHLRFRCTKRLQMMAGGEDDAKDIREQASMPTSSSSPKLGRAEGFSSPQDGKPSTDFHNLARDLENNRTSPATDKEAEILSESSGKRKFSDLEDHNRAMGSTPKSKEELANSAQHYRGAYGLDDNRRPFSPSEIPEMKRSAFTEVKKSPQGLKHGAKNGGFNSENKTEAVRPGSEKHPSIRQVLSETQPPQSRIESSAVASAFTSVSQDSGGSERKSAFSQPSRSFSQLSPLIMAPKLMPGIDCHPPVGDTVTSSRLYQADHLGAKLQGSELGTNCPVPGAMSKQNPFLYATTFWPKSSSAIQLQMPSALTLLPPSFTSLCLPAQNWCAKCNASFRMTSDLVYHMRSHHKKEYSMEPLVKRRREEKLKCPICNESFRERHHLSRHMTSHN from the exons ATGGAGGAGTCCAGCTCGCAGAAGTTGGCGTGGGACGGAGACGCTAAAGCCATGCAGCAGTGTTTAACCGACATTTTCACGAGTGTGTACACCACCTGCGACATCCCCGAAAACGCGATCTTCGGTCCGTGTGTGCTCAGTCACACGTCATTGTACGACAGCATCGCCTTCATCGCACTAAAATCCACAGACAAGAGGACGGCGCCTTACATCTTCAGG GTGGACACGTCAGCTGCAGGAAGTACTGCAGAAGGTCTGATGTGGTTGAGGTTGGTCCAATCTGCAAGAGACAGAGACGAGCAGAACCTAGAGGCCTACGTGAAGAACGGACAGCTCTTCTATAGGTCACTGAGAAGAATTGAGAAGGATGAAGAACTGTTGGTGTGGTACGGGAAGGACCTGATCGAGCTACTCTTACTCAGCTCTAGCAGAAATATCAAAAGCAAAG GATCGCCACCTTATCTGTGTCCAGACTGCAGTCAGCGCTTCCAGTTCGAGTTCCCTATCCTCGCTCACCTGAGATTCCGATGCACCAAGAGACTGCAAATGATGGCCGGTGGTGAGGACGACGCTAAGGACATTAGAGAACAAGCCAGCATGCCCACTTCCAGTTCAAGCCCCAAATTGGGCCGAGCCGAAGGTTTCTCCAGCCCCCAGGATGGAAAGCCATCAACAGACTTCCACAACCTTGCCAGGGACTTGGAGAACAACAGGACAAGTCCTGCCACTGACAAGGAGGCAGAGATACTGAGCGAGAGCTCAGGGAAGCGCAAATTTTCTGATCTAGAGGACCACAACCGGGCCATGGGCTCAACCCCAAAGTCAAAGGAAGAACTGGCTAATTCAGCCCAGCACTACCGTGGAGCCTATGGTCTGGATGATAACAGGCGACCATTCTCACCCTCCGAAATCCCAGAAATGAAACGCAGTGCTTTTACTGAAGTCAAAAAGTCACCACAGGGCTTAAAGCATGGTGCCAAAAATGGTGGTTTCAACTCAGAGAATAAGACAGAAGCAGTGAGGCCTGGCAGTGAGAAGCATCCTAGCATTAGGCAAGTGCTGAGCGAGACACAGCCGCCTCAGTCACGGATCGAAAGCTCAGCTGTAGCAAGTGCTTTTACTTCAGTATCCCAGGATTCCGGAGGCTCAGAGCGCAAGAGTGCCTTCAGCCAGCCATCACGTTCTTTCTCACAGCTTTCACCCCTTATCATGGCGCCCAAGCTAATGCCTGGCATAGACTGCCACCCTCCTGTAGGTGACACTGTCACTTCCAGTAGACTTTATCAGGCTGATCACCTGGGAGCCAAGCTTCAAGGTTCTGAACTGGGCACCAATTGTCCTGTACCAGGTGCCATGTCAAAGCAGAACCCATTCCTCTACGCAACAACTTTCTGGCCTAAATCGTCAAGCGCCATACAGCTGCAGATGCCATCAGCCCTTACACTCCTTCCCCCGTCCTTCACCTCTCTCTGCCTGCCAGCACAAAACTGGTGTGCGAAGTGCAATGCCTCTTTCcgcatgacctctgacctggtGTACCACATGCGTTCGCACCACAAAAAGGAATATTCCATGGAGCCATTGGTTAAGAGGCGGCGCGAGGAGAAGCTCAAGTGCCCCATCTGCAATGAGTCTTTCAGAGAGAGGCATCATCTCTCGCGCCACATGACCTCTCATAACTGA